In Tessaracoccus flavus, the following are encoded in one genomic region:
- a CDS encoding arginine repressor: protein MSEVSRAGRHATLRRLLVEARFASQAELIEALAGEGITVSQPTLSKDLLELGAVRERSADGVLVYAAPQGDAGGAALDKLARLCSELLQSIRHAGTQILVRTPPGAAQYFASYLDLASLRGVLGTIAGDDTVLVIAIDEQSAESLVGAISEMTKTGRPAKELS from the coding sequence ATGTCTGAGGTCAGCCGGGCAGGCCGCCATGCCACGCTCAGACGGCTGCTGGTCGAGGCGCGTTTCGCGTCCCAGGCCGAGCTCATCGAGGCTCTCGCGGGGGAGGGCATCACGGTGAGCCAGCCGACGCTGTCGAAGGACCTCCTGGAACTGGGGGCGGTGCGCGAGCGATCCGCCGACGGTGTCCTGGTGTACGCGGCGCCGCAGGGCGACGCCGGCGGTGCGGCGCTCGACAAGCTCGCCCGCCTCTGCTCAGAACTGCTCCAGTCGATCCGACATGCGGGCACCCAGATCCTGGTGCGCACCCCCCCGGGGGCCGCCCAGTACTTCGCCTCCTATCTCGATCTCGCCAGCCTCAGGGGCGTCTTGGGTACGATCGCGGGAGACGACACGGTGCTGGTCATTGCTATCGATGAGCAGTCGGCCGAATCCCTCGTCGGAGCGATCTCGGAGATGACCAAGACCGGACGACCAGCAAAGGAACTATCGTGA
- a CDS encoding carboxyl transferase domain-containing protein codes for MPRPGVDELVATILDPGSIEPWHFDVPDSSVVQPYRAELEEARKATGRRESVIACCGTVNGRRVAVIAGDPAFLGGSIGVSAGERLTRAIERATAERLPLIALPVGGGTRMQEGTVAFLQMVKIAGAVMAHKEERLPYLVYLRHPTMGGVFASWGSLGHVTLAEPGALVGFLGPRVYEALYGERFPEGVQLSDNLAERGVIDAVCEPEELSSYLDRLLNVVAERPVVGTAGPAATPRLPDVPAWESVLRTRLPDRPGLRELLQHAARDVTMLNGTGDGESHPGSVLALARWGDAPCVVVGQDRHDQGRPLDPAALREVRRGIRLARELNLPLLSVIDTPGAALSKEAEERGLASEIARTLSELITLPTATVSLLMGQGTGGIALALTPADVVVASQHAWLAPLPPEGASAIVHRTVDRAPEMATAQGIRAADLLRAGIVDRVVLEPEDPGAERRQFCRSLGLALHDEIQRVVSMDDAERRERRRLRFRTLGLSLDPPIGRAASGTRWVHREELPGVPGA; via the coding sequence GTGCCGCGTCCGGGCGTCGACGAACTCGTCGCCACCATCCTTGACCCGGGATCCATCGAGCCGTGGCATTTCGACGTCCCGGATTCGAGCGTCGTCCAGCCGTACCGCGCGGAGCTTGAAGAGGCCCGCAAGGCCACCGGTCGCCGGGAATCGGTGATCGCCTGCTGCGGCACCGTCAACGGTCGCCGCGTGGCCGTCATCGCCGGGGACCCGGCCTTCCTCGGGGGGTCCATCGGCGTTTCCGCGGGTGAGCGACTCACCCGGGCCATCGAGCGCGCGACCGCTGAGCGGCTGCCACTGATCGCCTTGCCCGTGGGCGGCGGCACCCGGATGCAGGAAGGGACGGTGGCGTTCCTCCAGATGGTGAAGATTGCCGGGGCCGTCATGGCGCACAAGGAGGAGCGCCTGCCCTACCTCGTCTACCTTCGACATCCCACCATGGGCGGTGTCTTCGCCTCGTGGGGATCCCTCGGCCACGTCACTCTGGCGGAGCCGGGAGCGCTCGTGGGCTTCCTCGGCCCGCGCGTGTATGAGGCCCTCTACGGGGAGCGGTTCCCCGAGGGGGTGCAGCTGTCCGACAATCTGGCCGAACGCGGCGTCATCGACGCCGTCTGCGAACCCGAGGAGCTGTCCAGCTACCTGGACCGTCTCCTGAACGTCGTGGCCGAACGCCCTGTCGTCGGTACGGCGGGTCCCGCGGCCACTCCTCGCCTTCCCGACGTGCCCGCCTGGGAGTCGGTGCTGCGCACACGACTGCCGGACAGGCCGGGGCTTCGCGAGCTTTTGCAGCACGCAGCGCGGGACGTCACGATGCTCAACGGGACCGGCGACGGCGAGTCCCATCCCGGTTCTGTGCTGGCGTTGGCCAGATGGGGCGACGCTCCATGCGTCGTGGTCGGGCAGGACCGTCACGATCAGGGCCGCCCCTTGGACCCTGCTGCGCTCCGTGAGGTGCGGCGTGGCATCCGCCTCGCCCGAGAACTCAACCTCCCGCTGCTCAGCGTCATCGACACCCCTGGGGCGGCGCTGAGCAAGGAGGCGGAGGAGCGCGGTCTGGCGTCCGAGATCGCCCGCACGCTCAGCGAGCTCATCACGCTGCCGACGGCGACCGTGAGCCTCCTCATGGGGCAGGGGACCGGCGGCATCGCGCTCGCCCTCACGCCGGCCGATGTCGTCGTGGCCAGTCAGCACGCCTGGCTCGCGCCGCTCCCCCCGGAGGGTGCCTCCGCGATCGTCCACCGGACGGTGGACCGTGCGCCCGAGATGGCTACCGCGCAGGGCATTCGGGCAGCCGACCTGCTCCGTGCGGGGATCGTCGATCGGGTCGTGCTGGAGCCCGAGGATCCGGGGGCGGAGCGGCGGCAATTCTGTCGCTCGCTTGGACTTGCGCTCCACGACGAGATCCAGCGCGTCGTCTCAATGGATGACGCCGAACGACGCGAGCGACGCCGCCTCCGGTTCCGAACTCTGGGGCTAAGCCTGGATCCACCGATTGGTCGCGCAGCGAGCGGCACCCGGTGGGTGCACCGGGAAGAGCTACCGGGCGTACCTGGAGCGTGA
- a CDS encoding acetylornithine transaminase — MTQEELTARYGAVMMNAFGSPKRVFERGEGVHLFDADGNRYLDLLSGLAVNALGHAHPGVTRAVSEQLGRLGHVSNFFASEQQIRLAERLSALTGAERTRVFFTNSGAEANEAAFKLTRLTGRTKVIAMEGSFHGRTMGALALTHTAKYREPFEPLPGGVVFVPFGDTEALRAHADDQTAAILVETVQGENGVVPAPDGFLRDAREIADRVGALLWIDEVQTGLGRCGEWLAHRHDGVVADLVTLAKGLGNGFPVGACLASGPAVDLLQPGQHGTTFGGNPVAAAAGNAVLDALESGVLDSARNTGRWLREAVAALAHPLIDHVRGRGMLLGVVLKADVAPQIADAALTAGFVINAPRPDVIRLAPPLISTPEDLSGFVEALGSLLDAHV, encoded by the coding sequence GTGACGCAGGAAGAGCTGACGGCACGGTACGGGGCCGTCATGATGAACGCGTTCGGTAGCCCGAAGCGGGTCTTCGAGCGCGGCGAGGGCGTACATCTGTTCGACGCCGACGGCAACAGGTACCTCGATCTGCTGTCGGGACTGGCGGTCAACGCGCTGGGCCACGCCCATCCGGGCGTCACCCGCGCTGTGTCCGAGCAACTCGGCCGGCTCGGCCACGTGTCCAACTTCTTCGCCAGCGAGCAGCAGATCAGGCTTGCCGAGCGGCTCTCGGCGCTCACCGGGGCGGAGCGGACGCGGGTGTTTTTCACCAACTCTGGAGCGGAGGCCAACGAGGCGGCGTTCAAGCTCACCCGGCTGACCGGTCGCACCAAGGTCATCGCTATGGAGGGGTCCTTCCACGGCCGGACCATGGGTGCCTTGGCGCTCACCCACACCGCGAAGTACCGCGAGCCGTTCGAGCCGCTCCCTGGGGGCGTCGTCTTTGTGCCGTTCGGGGACACGGAGGCGCTCCGGGCGCACGCTGACGACCAGACCGCCGCGATCCTCGTCGAGACGGTTCAAGGCGAGAACGGCGTCGTTCCAGCACCGGATGGGTTTCTGCGGGACGCGCGGGAGATCGCCGACCGGGTCGGGGCGCTGCTGTGGATCGACGAGGTTCAGACAGGGCTGGGACGCTGTGGCGAATGGCTGGCCCACCGTCATGACGGCGTGGTCGCTGACCTCGTGACTCTGGCCAAGGGGCTGGGCAACGGGTTCCCTGTGGGCGCGTGCCTCGCCTCCGGTCCGGCCGTGGACCTACTGCAGCCGGGACAGCACGGCACAACGTTCGGCGGCAACCCCGTCGCGGCCGCGGCCGGCAATGCCGTGCTCGACGCCCTCGAGTCCGGAGTGCTCGACAGCGCCCGGAACACCGGCCGGTGGCTGCGCGAGGCTGTCGCCGCCCTGGCGCATCCTCTGATCGACCACGTGAGAGGACGGGGGATGCTGCTCGGAGTGGTGCTGAAGGCCGATGTGGCACCGCAGATCGCGGACGCCGCACTGACTGCAGGATTCGTCATCAACGCACCCCGGCCCGACGTCATCCGGCTGGCCCCGCCGCTCATTTCCACACCGGAGGACCTGAGCGGTTTCGTCGAGGCGCTCGGGTCGCTGCTCGATGCACATGTCTGA
- the argJ gene encoding bifunctional glutamate N-acetyltransferase/amino-acid acetyltransferase ArgJ → MTERSGVTLPAGFVASGVTAGLKSSGKPDVALVVNEGPRMAAAAVFTSNRVFAAPVKWSRQAVADGQLQAVVLNSGGANACTGPEGFADSAATASRVADNLGLITDNVAVCSTGLIGIRLPMDRLLGGVDAASNALSPDGGALAAEAIMTTDSVPKQAGSSGDGWAIGGMAKGAGMLAPGLATMLVVLTTDADLAAEELDTALREATRVSFDRADADGCMSTNDTVILMASGASGQSPTPDEFTQSLTLVCQDLARQLIADAEGAHHEIAIDVVGAASERDAEVVGREIARSNLFKCAIFGGDPNWGRVLSAIGVTDAKFDPDALDVSFNSVMVCRGGQIGEDRSLVDLSGRSVTVTVDLHAGDSTATILTNDLTYDYVRENAEYST, encoded by the coding sequence ATGACCGAACGCAGCGGTGTGACGCTACCGGCCGGCTTCGTCGCCTCGGGGGTCACCGCTGGCCTCAAGAGCAGCGGCAAGCCGGACGTCGCGCTTGTCGTCAACGAGGGGCCGAGGATGGCCGCGGCGGCCGTCTTCACGAGCAACCGGGTCTTTGCGGCCCCCGTCAAGTGGTCGCGTCAGGCTGTGGCGGACGGTCAGCTCCAGGCGGTCGTGCTGAACTCGGGCGGGGCCAACGCCTGCACCGGGCCGGAGGGGTTCGCGGACTCGGCGGCCACCGCGTCGCGCGTGGCAGACAACCTTGGTCTCATCACCGACAACGTCGCGGTGTGCTCCACCGGGCTGATCGGCATCCGGCTGCCGATGGACCGGCTCCTGGGTGGCGTCGACGCTGCGTCCAACGCGCTGAGCCCCGACGGCGGGGCGCTGGCGGCCGAGGCGATCATGACCACCGACAGCGTGCCCAAGCAGGCCGGATCGTCGGGCGACGGTTGGGCGATCGGGGGCATGGCCAAGGGGGCGGGCATGCTCGCGCCCGGCCTGGCCACCATGCTGGTGGTGCTGACCACCGACGCGGATCTGGCCGCCGAAGAGCTGGACACCGCGCTGAGGGAGGCAACCCGCGTGAGCTTCGATCGCGCCGACGCGGACGGCTGCATGTCGACCAACGACACCGTCATCCTCATGGCCAGCGGTGCGAGTGGGCAGAGCCCGACCCCGGACGAGTTCACGCAATCGCTGACGTTGGTCTGTCAGGACCTGGCGAGGCAGCTCATCGCCGACGCGGAGGGGGCGCATCACGAGATCGCCATCGACGTCGTCGGTGCTGCGAGCGAACGGGACGCGGAGGTAGTGGGGCGTGAGATTGCCCGGTCCAACCTCTTCAAGTGCGCGATCTTCGGCGGCGATCCCAACTGGGGCCGCGTGCTGTCGGCGATCGGCGTGACCGACGCGAAGTTCGATCCCGACGCGCTCGACGTGTCTTTCAACTCGGTGATGGTCTGCAGGGGTGGACAGATCGGGGAGGACCGCAGCCTCGTGGACCTGTCGGGCCGCTCCGTGACGGTGACCGTCGACCTGCACGCCGGTGACTCGACAGCCACCATCCTTACCAACGACCTCACGTATGACTACGTGCGGGAGAACGCGGAGTACTCGACGTAA
- the tyrS gene encoding tyrosine--tRNA ligase: MNALLDDLRWRGLIAHSTDPDALAAHLDAGSVKFYIGFDPTARSVHTGNLVQALLARRLQEAGHQPFMLVGGATGLIGDPKESGERVMNSADVVAEWVERIRAQVGRYVSFEGANAATMVNNYDWTSTMSVLDFLRDVGKHFPVNRMLARDVVARRLEAGISYTEFSYVLLQSMDFRELYRRHGVTMQTGGSDQWGNITAGVELIRRSDQGKAHAMATPLLTKADGTKFGKTESGTVWLDPDLTSPYAFHQFFLNAEDAKVIDYLKVFSFRTREEIEELEKATIEAPFRREAQRALADDVTDIVHGVDERRGAVAAAAALFGRGELGELDAPTLERVLREVGGRKVEPGLGVVEAMVEAGLVESKGAARRAISEGGAYLNNDKVTDPELQLNPELLLHGRFAVLRRGRKTVGGVYL; the protein is encoded by the coding sequence GTGAATGCACTTCTTGACGACCTCCGTTGGCGCGGGCTGATCGCCCATTCGACCGACCCGGATGCGCTGGCCGCGCACCTGGACGCCGGATCCGTCAAGTTCTATATCGGTTTCGATCCGACGGCGAGGAGCGTGCACACGGGCAACCTGGTCCAGGCTCTTCTGGCGAGGCGACTGCAGGAGGCAGGACATCAGCCGTTCATGCTGGTGGGTGGAGCCACGGGGCTGATCGGCGACCCGAAGGAGTCCGGGGAGCGGGTGATGAACTCCGCTGACGTGGTTGCCGAATGGGTGGAGCGCATCCGTGCGCAGGTGGGGCGCTACGTGAGCTTCGAGGGCGCGAACGCGGCGACGATGGTGAACAACTACGACTGGACGAGCACGATGTCGGTGCTGGACTTCCTGCGCGACGTCGGAAAACACTTCCCGGTCAACCGCATGTTGGCCCGCGACGTGGTCGCGCGGCGCCTGGAGGCAGGCATCTCCTACACGGAGTTCTCCTACGTACTGCTGCAGTCGATGGACTTCCGGGAGCTGTACCGGCGCCACGGAGTGACGATGCAGACCGGTGGTTCCGACCAGTGGGGCAACATCACCGCCGGAGTGGAGCTCATCCGACGCTCGGACCAGGGCAAGGCACACGCCATGGCCACACCGCTCCTCACGAAGGCGGACGGCACCAAGTTCGGCAAGACCGAGTCCGGCACAGTATGGCTCGACCCTGACCTCACCAGTCCCTATGCGTTCCACCAGTTCTTCCTGAACGCCGAGGACGCGAAGGTGATCGACTACCTGAAGGTGTTCTCGTTCCGCACCCGGGAGGAGATCGAAGAGCTTGAGAAGGCCACGATCGAGGCGCCCTTCCGCAGAGAGGCTCAACGTGCGCTGGCCGATGACGTGACCGACATCGTGCACGGCGTCGACGAGCGTAGGGGTGCCGTCGCTGCGGCTGCCGCATTGTTCGGGCGGGGGGAACTCGGGGAACTTGATGCCCCTACCCTGGAACGGGTGCTCCGCGAGGTAGGAGGACGCAAGGTGGAGCCGGGCCTGGGGGTCGTCGAGGCGATGGTCGAGGCCGGGCTCGTGGAATCCAAGGGCGCCGCACGCCGGGCGATCAGCGAGGGCGGCGCGTACCTCAACAATGACAAGGTCACCGATCCAGAGTTGCAGCTCAACCCGGAACTGCTCCTGCACGGCCGGTTCGCCGTGCTGCGACGGGGACGCAAGACGGTGGGCGGCGTCTACCTCTGA
- the argH gene encoding argininosuccinate lyase: MFALSKSTQFDWRLALHDIRGSRAHAKALLQAGLLTAEQATAMDDGLAELARRVQEGEFLPAESDEDVHGALERGLKEIVGPVLGGRIRAGRSRNDQIATLIRSYLREEIRNVASDLVGVIDALASQAERHPGAVMPGRTHLQSAQPILLGHHLLAHAWPLVRDIERLRDLDKRLAVSPYGSAALAGTSLGLDPELVAAELGFESSVPNSIDGTAARDLIAEAAFVLAQIGVDLSRLSEDVIIWCTAEFGFATLDDAWSTGSSIMPQKKNPDVAELARGKAGRLIGNLAGLLATLKGLPLAYNRDLQEDKEPIFDGIDQLRVLVPAVAGMVGTLTFHEERMAEVAPRGFSLATDVADYLVRSNVPFSVAHEVAGETVRYCEARGITLQELTVDDVTSISDHLDEGVLEVLTVEGSVASRDGRGGTAPVRVAEQIQELRAARGDLASWAQNSLAR; this comes from the coding sequence ATGTTCGCGCTGTCCAAGTCGACGCAATTCGACTGGCGGCTGGCGCTCCACGACATCCGCGGCTCCCGCGCCCACGCCAAAGCTCTGCTGCAGGCGGGTCTGCTCACGGCAGAGCAGGCCACCGCGATGGACGACGGATTGGCCGAGCTCGCGCGTCGTGTCCAGGAAGGGGAGTTCCTCCCCGCCGAATCGGACGAGGACGTCCACGGTGCTCTCGAGCGGGGACTCAAGGAGATTGTCGGACCGGTCCTGGGTGGCAGGATCCGCGCCGGCCGCTCACGCAACGACCAGATCGCCACGCTCATCAGGAGCTATCTGCGCGAAGAGATCCGCAATGTGGCCAGCGACCTCGTGGGGGTCATTGACGCTCTCGCGTCGCAGGCCGAGCGTCACCCCGGCGCGGTCATGCCGGGCCGCACACACCTGCAGTCGGCCCAGCCGATCCTCCTGGGGCACCACCTCCTTGCCCACGCCTGGCCCTTGGTGCGCGACATCGAGCGGTTGCGTGATCTGGACAAGAGGTTGGCTGTCAGTCCCTACGGCTCAGCGGCTCTGGCGGGCACGTCGCTCGGACTGGATCCAGAACTCGTCGCAGCGGAGCTGGGGTTCGAGTCCTCCGTGCCCAACTCCATCGACGGCACGGCCGCGCGGGATCTCATCGCTGAGGCGGCGTTCGTGCTGGCCCAGATCGGGGTGGATCTGTCGCGTCTCAGCGAGGACGTCATCATCTGGTGCACCGCTGAGTTCGGCTTCGCCACGCTGGACGACGCCTGGTCGACGGGCAGTTCGATCATGCCGCAGAAGAAGAACCCCGACGTCGCCGAGCTGGCCCGAGGCAAGGCGGGTCGACTCATCGGCAATCTCGCCGGGCTTCTGGCCACGCTCAAGGGGCTCCCGCTCGCCTACAACAGGGACCTGCAGGAGGACAAGGAGCCGATCTTCGACGGCATCGATCAGCTGCGCGTCCTCGTTCCCGCGGTAGCAGGCATGGTGGGCACGCTCACCTTCCACGAAGAGCGAATGGCCGAGGTTGCGCCGCGGGGGTTCTCGCTGGCGACGGACGTTGCCGACTACCTTGTGCGCTCCAACGTGCCGTTCTCAGTTGCGCACGAGGTCGCCGGGGAGACGGTGCGGTACTGCGAGGCCAGAGGAATCACCCTCCAGGAGCTCACCGTCGACGATGTGACGTCGATCTCCGATCACCTCGACGAGGGCGTCCTCGAGGTGTTGACGGTCGAGGGCTCCGTGGCGTCGAGAGACGGGCGTGGGGGTACCGCGCCCGTGCGGGTGGCCGAGCAGATCCAGGAGCTCCGAGCCGCGCGGGGGGACCTCGCGTCATGGGCCCAGAACTCTCTGGCTCGGTGA
- the argC gene encoding N-acetyl-gamma-glutamyl-phosphate reductase: MTYTVAVAGCTGYAGGELLRLLLQHPQVQIGALTGNSSVGDRLGDHQPHLHPLANRTVEATTADVLSGHDVVFLALPHGASAAIAAQLDDEVLVVDAGADFRLRDAEEWEKFYGSPHAGTWPYGLPELPGAREALGTARRIAVPGCYPTAATLALLPAVAGDLVDATQIVIVAASGTSGAGKSLKPHLLGAESMGNMSPYGVGGVHRHTPEIVQNLASVTDQSVRVSFTPLLAPMPRGILATCSAPIRDGVDAAAARAAYVEFYEGEPFVDVLREGVWPQTAAVVGSNRVAVQVTVDAAAGRLIAIAAEDNLTKGTAGGAIQSMNLALGLSETLGLSTVGVAP; this comes from the coding sequence ATGACGTACACAGTGGCCGTAGCCGGATGCACCGGCTACGCGGGCGGGGAGCTGCTCCGGCTGCTTCTGCAGCACCCGCAAGTCCAGATCGGCGCGCTGACCGGGAATTCGAGTGTGGGGGACCGCTTGGGCGACCACCAGCCGCATCTGCACCCGCTCGCGAACCGCACCGTCGAGGCGACCACCGCGGACGTGCTGAGCGGCCACGACGTGGTCTTCCTCGCCCTTCCCCACGGTGCGTCGGCGGCCATTGCCGCGCAACTCGACGACGAGGTACTGGTCGTCGACGCAGGGGCGGATTTCCGGCTGCGGGACGCTGAGGAGTGGGAGAAGTTCTACGGGTCTCCACACGCGGGTACCTGGCCGTACGGCCTTCCGGAGCTTCCCGGGGCCAGGGAAGCGTTGGGCACGGCGCGACGCATCGCGGTACCCGGCTGCTACCCGACGGCGGCGACGTTGGCGCTGCTCCCGGCAGTCGCCGGCGACCTCGTGGACGCCACGCAGATCGTGATCGTTGCAGCCTCGGGCACCTCCGGTGCCGGCAAGTCGCTGAAGCCACACCTGCTCGGGGCCGAGTCCATGGGAAACATGAGCCCCTACGGAGTCGGGGGCGTGCATCGGCACACCCCCGAGATCGTGCAGAACCTCGCCTCGGTGACCGACCAATCGGTGCGCGTCAGCTTCACACCGCTCCTGGCCCCTATGCCGCGCGGCATCCTGGCCACGTGTTCGGCTCCCATCCGGGACGGCGTCGATGCTGCCGCGGCGCGCGCGGCCTACGTCGAGTTCTACGAGGGGGAGCCCTTCGTGGACGTGCTGCGCGAGGGTGTGTGGCCGCAGACGGCCGCGGTCGTCGGCTCCAATCGGGTGGCGGTACAGGTGACGGTGGACGCGGCTGCGGGTCGCCTCATCGCCATCGCAGCGGAGGACAACCTCACGAAGGGCACTGCGGGAGGGGCCATCCAGTCGATGAACCTGGCGCTCGGTCTGTCGGAGACCCTGGGGCTGTCGACGGTCGGAGTGGCACCATGA
- a CDS encoding CapA family protein, translated as MWTSAAIDARTTGTGSQFDFLPQLEALRPHVEAADLAVCHSEVPFAQEEGPFQNYPLFAAPPHAATAISEVGWDLCTTASNHSLDQGWDGLVHTIDVHESAGILTAGTYRTEAEATEPIIFTTGSGVKIAIVSQTYGLNGIAEPEGKGWSVDLMDSSKAIADAERAREGGADIVGVHMHAGDEYSSEVNQQQRTFAEEVTRSPAVDFVFGQHAHVPQPIDRVNDKWVVYGTGNLIAASGPAKPRTYDGYLAEIVFTEQTDGSFASGSAEFIPTFITPLKSGKPARVLVIADALRDGSAPADQLAASAARTRATVLSLGPAGLTERE; from the coding sequence TTGTGGACCAGCGCGGCCATCGATGCCCGGACCACCGGGACCGGGTCGCAGTTCGACTTCCTACCCCAACTGGAGGCGCTGCGTCCCCACGTTGAGGCTGCAGACCTCGCGGTGTGCCATTCCGAGGTCCCGTTCGCGCAGGAGGAGGGCCCGTTCCAGAACTATCCCTTGTTCGCCGCCCCGCCCCACGCCGCGACCGCCATCAGCGAAGTGGGCTGGGACCTCTGCACCACAGCGTCCAACCACTCGCTGGATCAGGGGTGGGATGGGCTCGTCCACACCATCGACGTGCACGAGAGCGCCGGCATCCTGACCGCTGGGACATACCGGACAGAGGCGGAGGCCACCGAGCCGATCATCTTCACCACGGGAAGTGGGGTGAAGATCGCGATCGTGAGCCAGACGTACGGCCTCAACGGAATAGCAGAGCCAGAGGGGAAGGGCTGGTCCGTGGATCTGATGGATTCCTCCAAGGCCATCGCCGATGCGGAGCGCGCCCGCGAGGGCGGGGCGGACATCGTCGGAGTCCACATGCACGCGGGCGACGAGTACTCCAGCGAGGTCAACCAGCAGCAGCGCACATTCGCTGAGGAGGTGACCCGGTCCCCGGCCGTCGATTTTGTGTTCGGCCAGCACGCCCACGTGCCGCAGCCGATCGACCGCGTCAATGACAAATGGGTCGTGTACGGGACGGGGAACCTCATCGCCGCCAGCGGTCCCGCCAAGCCACGCACGTACGACGGCTACCTGGCCGAGATCGTGTTCACCGAGCAAACCGATGGGTCATTCGCCTCAGGTTCGGCCGAGTTCATCCCCACCTTCATCACCCCGTTGAAGTCGGGCAAGCCGGCGCGGGTCCTGGTCATCGCTGATGCCTTGCGCGACGGCTCCGCGCCGGCCGATCAACTCGCCGCGTCGGCCGCGCGGACACGTGCAACCGTGTTGTCGCTGGGCCCCGCAGGACTCACCGAACGGGAGTAG
- the argB gene encoding acetylglutamate kinase: protein MTSRKRSPQQPELIAKANTLIEALPWLAEYAGETVVIKYGGNAMTDDALKRAFAEDIVFLRRVGLKPVVVHGGGPQISSMLRKLDIDSEFRGGLRVTTPEAMDVVRMVLVGQVGRELVNLINQHGPFAVGMSGEDGGLFTAKRRGLMVDDEEIDLGLVGDVKAVDPSSLNDLIDAGRIPVVATVAPDRDGQVHNVNGDTAAAALAVALGAKRLVMLTNVAGVYENYPDEDSILTQVTADDVRAMLPTLDAGMIPKMEACLRAVEGGVTSATVIDGRVPHCLLLEIFTDEGIGTMVIKGER, encoded by the coding sequence ATGACCAGCAGGAAACGCTCACCGCAGCAACCCGAGCTCATCGCCAAGGCAAACACCCTCATCGAGGCGTTGCCGTGGTTGGCGGAGTACGCGGGCGAGACCGTCGTCATCAAGTACGGCGGCAACGCCATGACCGACGATGCGCTCAAACGGGCCTTCGCCGAAGACATCGTGTTCCTCCGGCGAGTCGGACTCAAGCCCGTGGTCGTCCACGGCGGCGGTCCCCAGATCTCCTCGATGCTCCGCAAGCTGGACATCGACTCCGAGTTCCGGGGCGGGCTGCGGGTCACCACCCCGGAGGCCATGGACGTGGTGCGGATGGTGCTGGTCGGCCAGGTGGGCCGCGAACTGGTCAACCTCATCAACCAACACGGACCGTTCGCCGTCGGGATGTCAGGGGAGGACGGGGGTCTGTTCACGGCGAAGCGGCGAGGGCTGATGGTCGACGATGAGGAGATCGACCTCGGGCTCGTCGGCGACGTCAAGGCGGTCGACCCCAGCTCACTCAACGATCTCATCGACGCCGGGCGCATCCCTGTGGTCGCCACGGTCGCGCCCGATCGGGACGGCCAGGTCCACAACGTCAACGGCGACACCGCCGCCGCGGCACTCGCCGTCGCCTTGGGTGCGAAGCGTCTGGTCATGCTCACCAACGTGGCGGGCGTCTACGAGAACTACCCCGACGAGGACTCGATCCTCACCCAGGTCACAGCCGACGACGTGCGCGCCATGCTGCCAACCCTGGACGCCGGCATGATCCCGAAGATGGAGGCGTGCCTCAGGGCGGTGGAGGGCGGAGTCACCTCCGCGACCGTCATCGACGGACGGGTGCCGCACTGCCTTCTCCTGGAGATTTTCACAGACGAAGGTATCGGCACCATGGTGATCAAGGGGGAGCGGTGA